The genomic DNA TTTTTTTGTTTTGATTATCTTTCTACAAATTTTGTATTGAAAGTTCCAGATATTTTTTCTACTGATTTTACTGAAATTCAGGCTTTCGGATCAATTAAATTTATGTCACTAATTATACTTCTTGTTTCAAATAAAAGCATATTAGTTGTTACAATATAAGTGTTGTCCCCAGAGTAACCACTTTTTCCTTGAATAATTGTATAAGCATGTCAATATTTTATCTTTTTAAAGTATTTAATTATTTTTGAAGGATTTTTACATGAAATTTGAACTTCTACTTTTTTGTATTTTGGATAAATGATGCTTATTATTATGTTGTTAACAACAATATACATAAATGTAGATATTTCTCTTAATCCAACAATTGTAGGTTCTGTTATAATGCTTTTTTGGTTTTGAATTAAAGATATAAAATCACTTTGATTTAAATTTAATTTAACTTCCATCAACCCGTTTGTAGAATTGATGTTTGAAGAGTCAACGTATTTGCCTAATAATTCTAAATTTATAACTTCTTTGTGTTTTGCTGCAAAACCAAAAATAATTAAAAACATTGAAGTTGCACAAAAGTTTAATATAAACATAATCCCTGAAACTGATTTTTGTTTCTTGGTTGAAAAATAGTATGCTATTATGTCGGTTCCACCTGTAGAACCACCATTTTTTCAGGCAATTGATACTGCAACACCCGCACATAATGAACCTAATATACCGTTTACTAAAATTGGTCAAGAAGTAGCATTTTCGTAAATTATAGTTTCTTCTGAACCGATTAATTTAACCTGAATAAGCTTTTCTCATCCGGGGGCGACATTAATATGATGATGTATTCAATCGCTAACACCTGGCGTCAATGTAAATACCATATTTGTTAGTATTTGAGCAATCATAAAGTATAAAGTTAAAAGCACAAAACTTCTTTTTTCTTTTAATCCAAATGTTAAAAATAATGGTATATTAACCGCTAAAAACATTAACGCAAAATATTTATCTAATTGAACATTGTAGTTTTTAGAAATTAATATTGCAAGCATAGGTATTCCAGAAAGACCACTAGGAATAGTATCTGCTCTATTTAAAAAAGCTAAAACTCCAAAATTAAATATTATAGCAGCTATAAAAATAAAAAATAGTCTTTTTAAATATAATAATATTATTCTCTTTTTAACTATTTTATCTTTTTTATTTGATAAATCTGTCTCATAAGCATATCTACCCATTTTTAATTTATCTAATTCAACAATCTCCTCATCATCTGTTGAATTAACATTAGTTTCACAAGTATGCTCTTTATTTTTTTTCTCAGAGACATCCTTTTCTTTTATTTCTTGATCTTTTAAAATCATAAAATTATTATAAATAATTTTTATGTTTTTTTATTAAATTAATAGTAATTAATTTCTCCAATATTTGTAATAAGTCTTGCCCCAGACTTTATTAAAAATGTGTTTCCATCGTTATAAGAAAAACCTGGATAACAATATACTTCTTTTCCTAAAGAAGCAGCAATATTTGCTAAGTTTTGAATACCAGAATTTATTGAACTATTATAAATAACTATTGCATCAGCTAAACTAGAAGCTATAACATTTCTTTCTTTAAAAAAAGAAGCTTTAGGATGACAATTGGGCGGATATTGAGTGATTAATAAGTCTTTTTCATAGTTATATTCGTAATTTTGATATTTTATTCCACACGGAAGTAAATAAATTACATTTTTGTTCAATTCGTTATATTTTTTAATTATATACTGATCTAAATTTTTAAAATTATTTGTTATTAGTACTGCTTCTTTTGCAATTTTTACTATTGAAGAATTAATATTATTTTTTGTAACTAAATCTTCTTTTTCACCGGTTAATATAATTTTCTTTTTATTCAAAACATCAAGATTCCCTTTGTAGTAAATGACAAATGGTGGATATCTTAAATTTTTTAGTTCTTTTGGATATTTTTCGTCATAAATAGTTAAATATCTTATTCCATTTTCATTTAATTCTTTTTTAATATTTTCTACTTTTTCAATATCAACTTTTTCACTATCTTTTATAGCTTTATATATATTATAGTTGTTGCCTTTATATAAATGTGAAAAAAATAACAGAATATCATTCATTTTAAATTCCTTTCATAATAATCAATAACTAATTAATAAAATAAGGCTTCTTTTGCTAAAAAAACTTTTTTATAGACTTTTAAGGAAATTTTCCAACTTATTTTTGTGTTAATATTTCCCTATTATAATTTTTTTATAGTGTATTTCACGTTAAAGTACAATAAAAACTATTTTAGAATTAAAAATAGGCAATATATGCCAAATTTGGGAGATAAAATGAATAATATACCATCAAAAATGAAGGCTTTTGTAGTTACAGAACCTAAAAAATGAAGTGTTAAGGAAGTTGAAGTTCCAAAACCTAAATATAAAGAAATTTTAATTCAAATGGAAACTTCAGGAATATGTCATACAGATTTACATGCTGCTAATTTTGACTGATTAGTTCAACCTAAATATCCATTAATTCCTGGTCATGAAGGAATTGGTAAAGTTGTAGCTTTAGGTGAGGGTTGTACACGTTTAAAAGTCGGTGATAGAGTTTGCTTAGCATGACTTCATGATGCTTGTGGATCATGTGAATTTTGCTTAACAGGTAGAGAAACACTTTGTGCAAATCAAAACATGTCAGCATATACAAAAGATGGATCTTTTGCTGAATATGCAATAGGACATGAAGACTTTGTAGGACTTGTTCCTGAAAAATTAAATATTATTGAAGGCGCGCCAATTGTTTGTGCAGGTGTTACTACATATAAAGCGATAAAACAAACAAAAGTAAAAGCAGGTAACTGAATTGCTGTTATAGGTGTTGGAGGATTAGGTCAATTAGCTATTCAATATGCAACTGCTATGGGATATCGTGCAATTGGTATTGATTTAAGTGATGAAAAATGCGAATTAGCCAAAAAATCAGGCGCTGAATATGCATTTAATTCAAAAACAAATCCAAACTTTATTGAAGAAATAATTAAAGTAACAAATGGTGGAGTTCATGCGGTAGTTAATACATCTGTACACACTAGTGCTGCTGAGCAAGCTATGAATATGCTACGTAGAGGTGGGCGTCAAGTATTAGTAGGTTTACCATCAAAAGATGCTTTAGGAAAAGACGATTTTAAAGTTTCAATTTTCTGAACTGTTTTATTTGAAAGAGAAATAGCAGGTTCTATTGTTGGAACAAGACAAGATTTAGCAGAAGCGTTAGAATACGCAGCTGAAGGAAAAGTAAAATCTGAAATTACAAAAGTTGTTTCATTGAACGAAGTAAGTGAAATTTTTGAAAAATTACAAAAAGGTGATTTTATAGGCCGTGCTGTTATAGATTTTAGTAAAAAATAGTTTAACTTTTAATAAAGTGAGCCAAATTAAGATTTTAATTTGGCTTTTTTTATTTTAAAATTTTATTAAAATAAATTTACAAGGAAAAAGATGTCAAAAATAAGAGTTGAAAAATATATTTCAGATATTTTAGAATATTCAAGAAGCGATATAAAAAAATTAATATCAAAGAAAAGATTAAAGGTTAATGAAAAAATTGTTGAAAAAGGCTATAAAATAGATCCTTATTTAGATAAGGTTTATATCGATAATAAAGAAATCAAATACGAAAAATTTAGATATTACATGTTTAATAAACCTAGTGGTTTTGTTTGTGCTAACAAAGATGATAATGAAGCAGTTGTTTTTGATATTTTAAATTTAAATAAAGATAAATATTTTACTTTCGGTAGATTAGATAAAGATACAGAAGGATTGCTAATAATTAGTAACGATGGTCAAATGTCACATAAATTACTAAGTCCAAAAAATCATGTTCCTAAAAAATATTTCGTTAAAACTGATAAACCATTTCCTAATGAATTAATAAATTTTAAAGATTCTTTTATTTTTTCAGACGGCACAAAAATAGACAAATATAAATTTGAATTTATAGATAATAAATCATGTTATTTAACTATCTATGAAGGAAAATTTCATCAAATAAAAAAAATGATGGGTGTTTTTAACTTAGGAGTTATTTATTTAAAAAGGGTGATGTTTGGAAAGTTATCACTCGATCCTAATTTAAAGTTAGGTGAAATAAGACAACTTTCTGAGGAAGAAATAAAATTAATGCAAGAACAAAATTAAAAAATAGCTCGTGCTATTTTTTAATTAATTTATTATATAAAAAATTACATTTTTTAATTATTGATTTTTCATTTATATCTTTAAAATAGCCATTTTCATAAAGAATGTTTCCATTAACCATAGTTAAAATTACATCGTTTCCATTTGTAGAATAAACTAAGGAATTAATCAAATTAGAACTAGGAGTATGATTTATATTATTAATATTAATAATAATTAAATCAGCTAAGTAGTTTTCTTTTATTTTACCTAAATCATTTTCTCTATTCAACGCTTTAGCTGCATTAGTTGTAGCCATTTTTAGTACATCATAAGCTTTTAAATTTGTTGGATTATTAAATACTCCTTTTGAAATTAATGATGCTAAATGCATTTCTTTAAACATATCAAGAGTATTATTTGAAGCTGCTCCATCTGTTCCTAATGTAACATTTATACCTTCATTTAATAATTTTTGAACATTCATAATACCACTTGATATTTTTAAATTAGAACTAGGATTATGAACTAATGAAATATTATTTTTTTTAATTATTTTTATATCGTTTTTGTTTAAATGAACTGCGTGTGCTACTATTGTATTTACATTTTCAAATAATCTTGATTCATCTGAAAATTCAAAGGGTGTTTTATTTGTTAATTTTATACAATTATTAACTTCATTAAGTGATTCTGATAAGTGAATTGTCATCATTTTTGTGGTATCTTGTGCCATTTTATTTGAAATTTTAAGACTTTCCTTATCGTTTGTATATACAGAATGTGGCGCAATTATAGTTTTTATTAAGTTGTTATTTTTATTATTAAAATTTTTAAAAAAATCTATATTTTCTTTTATTCTATTTTCTATATTATTATTTACAAAACCTTTCCCAATATATGCCCTAATTTTTGCTTTTTTTACTGCCTTAGCTATTATTTCGCTTTTAAAATACATATCTAAAAATGTTGTTGTTCCACTTTTTAACATTTCTAAACATCCTAATAGTGTTCCAAAAAAAATATCTTCATCTTCCATTTTATCTTCTATAGGAAAAATTTTATTAAATAATCAATCTTCCAAATTTAAATCATCTGCATAATTTCTTAATAAAGTCATAGGTATGTGAGTATGCATGTTAATTAAACCAGGCATAACTAAGTTATTTTTTGCATCAACTACTTTATTATAAGTGCTTTCATCTTCTATAATACTAGGATATATTTTTTGTATTCTATTTTTTTTAATTAATATTGAATGATTTTCTAAAATAGTTTCATCATTGTTCATTGTTAATATTTTTGCATTTTTTATTAAAATCTTCATATTTTGTTACTAGCCTTTTTGTTATTGATTATACAATTATATTTATTTTTTTCATATTTTTGCCATGTTTTGATTTAAAAAAAGATTTTCTATAATTATTTTTTTTACTAAAACAGCTATAAAAAAGATTTTTATTTAAAAAAATAATATTTCTAATAATTAAAAAATAATTTTTTTTATTTATTAAAAAAATGTCTCATGTTAGAATTAAAAAAGTTTATTTATTTTTTAGAAAGGAAAAAAATGACCGGATTAAAAGTTTTATCAAATAGTTTTAATAAAATAATAGCATTAACAGAATTTGGCTCAAATTATGTTTTAGCTTTTTTCGTTTTGTTTTGCTTATACATTTTCAAAAGAGCAAAAGTGCAATCTAAATTGGTTAAATCTTTAGCTTTCACCCTCATCACATTTATGTCAATAATAATGTTTTGGGCTATATCTAAAGCAGTATCAAATGATATTCCAATTATGTATATTAATCCAATAACCGTTATTTTTGATTCTATAGTTGAAATCATAAATATTAAAAGTCCAAAAATTTCTTCATTCATAGGGCTTCCTTATGTATTAGGATTTCAATTTTTAGGATCACTTGCAGGTTTTATTACCTTTGTTTTAATATTTTATTTATTTAAAAAAGTGCCTTCAAATTATTTTGAAGAAAACGAAAAATATACATTAAAAGATATTTTATTTAGCAATCATAATGAAAAAACATTAGCTTTTTCATTAAAAGAAATAATGTTTATTTTAATTATGACAATAACTATTTCTTTAACAAGTAGAAATTCTATAACTTATGGTTTCAATCATTTTACATTAGTTTTGGCTAATATGATTTTATTATTTACAATTTTATTAATTTCTTCATATTTTAATTTTTTTACATTTCACATTTTTTTAGGAACAGGTTTTACTATTTTAAATCTAATCACAAGCAAAAATAAAAAAGAAAAAATTAAAATAATAACACACTATTTTATAGATTTTTCTGCAACAATTTTAATACCAGCAATAATAGCTTTATTAACCATTTTAATTATTAAAGGAGGAAAACAAAAATATGCGTATTAAAAAGAATATATTTAAAAAATTACTTATTTCAAGTTCAATATTATCATTACCAATTTTAACCTCTTGTTCATTTTTAAAAGATGAACAAGAAAAACAAAAAGATAAAAAAGAAGATAAACAACAAACAATACAATATAGTAATTATCTAAAAGAAATAATTGCTTTGAATGAAAATAAAATAGATGAACAACCTCTTGATTCGCTATATGAATTATCGAATCATCCTGAAATTTTAGAATGAAAAAATCCTGAAACAGATTTATCTAAAATCGAAATAAAAAATTTATATTTAAATAACTTTTTGGAAAATAATTTAATTATAAACAAAGAAAAATTGAATATTCTTTTAAAAGAATTAGGTTTTAAATTTATAGATAAAATAAAGACAGAAATTTTAATAAATGAAACAAATAGAGATTATTCAAATGTTGAATATTTATCAATTCCTATTTTATTTAAGCGTTATATTGATACAGTTAGTGGAATAAATGAATATCAAACAAGAAAGGTTTATTTTAAATTAAAAGGTCTAAGTATTAAAGAATTTGATTCATCAAATAAATTAAATGATTTTTATTCTAATTTTATTAATAGAAAAAACACTTTAAATTCATTTTTAGAAAATAAATTAGTAGAAAATTCTAATACTGTTAAAAATGATGAAATAAATATATCACATAAAAATGGATTAAAAATTGACTATTCATTAGTAAATTTATCTACTAAAAAATTAAATGAGATTTTAAAAATTAGGTTTAATAAATTAACAGATGATAAATATTATGATAATTTAGATGAAAATATTAAAAAAGAAATTATTGATTATAATGTAAAAGTTAAAAACAATAAGACTAAAGATAGTTCTTGAGATCCGGCTAAATTAAGAGAAAAAGACTTATATAATATAGAGATAAAAAGTTTTGAATTAGATAAAAACGATAACACTAAATACTTAATAAAGTTTAAATTTTCTTATGGCACATCAAGCAATTCAATAAAAAGTAATAAATTAAATTTAGAACAAAACATAAACAATGTGGGGGTTGATTTAATTTATAAAGGTTCTTTTATAGAAGAAGATATAAAGAATCAAGAAAAAGATTATCTAAAATACAATGCAAATCCTCAACTTAAATATGACTTAAGTTTATCAAATTATCCTTTTGATGAAGCAGTTCTTGATGATTTTGTTGTTTTATCTAAAAACATTAATATTTCATATGAAATTAAGTCTTTACAAAAATTAGAAAATAATGAAGGATTTATTTTTAGTTTAGTTTCAAAAAGCTCTATAGATAAATTTAATAATAAGAATATAGAATTAGAATATAAAATCAAAAAACATGCATATATTTTTGAAAAAGAATTACAAGATAGTAATAATAAATATAATATTTTATTAGGAGATATAGATTCAAATATCTTGACCAAAATTACTACAAATATATTTGAAAAGTCAAATAATTCTAAGATATTGCCTGGTGGTTATGGTGAATTAAGAGGGTTTTATAATGATCCAAATGCTGTAAAACAAATTCATTTAGGAGAAGATGTTTTAGTAAAATCAGATACTAAAATTTTTGCACCATTTAATGCTGAAATTGTATCATTTTTATCTCGTAAAAATGAACCACAATTTTCAGGCATAGGTGGACAATTAGTGTTAAGAGTTAAAAAAGAAGATTTAAAAGAAAATATAGAAAAAACTATATATGAAGAATTTTTTGAAGATAGTAATTATGTTTATATAGGAATAATACATTTAGATTTTGCAAAAACATTGCAAATTATTAATTTAATTGATTCAAATAGAGAAACTTATGAATCGGAAAAGACAATTAGTAAAAATATTACTATTAAAAACCCGTTAAAAGTTAACAAAGGAGATTTAATAGCTGTTGTTGGAAATCATGCAAACAATGGTGGATGGATGTCTCATGCACATATTTCTGTTTGAAAAGATAATTTATATAAAAAAGATGTAAACGGTTATTTATATAAATCAAAAGATATTGAAAAAAGATATAAAAATCAAAAATATAATAGTGATTTAATTGCAGTAGGTGTTCCAGGTGTTCGTTTAGGAGGAGAATTACCTTCAACATTAAAAGGTTTAAAAAGCAATAATATCTATAAAACAGATGCAAATGGAAATACTATTCCAGAATTAATAAAAGAAAATGCAGTTAGAAATACTTATTTAGATATAAAATTAGATGAGTTAGATGATAATTTAATAGATCCAAATTTAATTTTTAATTTTAGAGATTATAATACATATTCATATGATGTTCATGAGTTATTTCCTGAATTAAAAGAAAATAATTAAAATAATTTATAATTAAAACATTAATTATTAATTATTGGAGAAAAAAATGAGTGCACTTAATGATATTAAGAAAAAATTAAAAAGATACATGGAAATCGATGCTATATCGGGGTATGAAGAGCCAGTTGTTACTGAATTAAAAAATAATATAAACTCTACTAATTTCACTTTTTCAAGAGATGGATTCGGATCGTTAATTATCGAAAATAAAAACGAAGATAAAGAAGCGCCAAAAATAATGATTGCTGCTCATATGGATGAAATTGGCTATTTAGTAAGAACAATAGAGGAAAATGGGAATATTCTTGTTAGTCCAGTAGGAGGAATTTGACCTGCTGCTATTATTGGTACAAAAGCTAAACTAATAACAAATAAAGAACAAAAAGAGTTATATGGAATTTTTGGCCATACATCAATTCATATTTTAGAAGCTTCTAAGCGTGATAAAGTTCCAACAAATAAAGAGGTTTTTGTTGATTTTGGTTTTAATTCTAAACAAGAAGCTTTAGATTTTGGTGTGGATGTTGGAGATAGAATATACATTTCTGGTGAATATTTAGAACTTAAAAATAACTTAGTTGGTGGGAAGGCAATGGATAATAGAGCTGGTGTAACTGTAATAGATATGCTAGCTAATAAAATACAAAATTTACAGTTGCCAAATAAAACTTATATTGTAGGTTCAGTTCAAGAAGAAGTAGGTTCAAGAGGTGCAAAAACAAGTGTTTCAATTATTAACCCTGATGTTGCTTTTGCAATTGATACAGGTGCTTCGCATGATACATACGGTGCTATTAAAGGAGTTCCAACCTTGGGC from Mycoplasmopsis maculosa includes the following:
- a CDS encoding YitT family protein is translated as MILKDQEIKEKDVSEKKNKEHTCETNVNSTDDEEIVELDKLKMGRYAYETDLSNKKDKIVKKRIILLYLKRLFFIFIAAIIFNFGVLAFLNRADTIPSGLSGIPMLAILISKNYNVQLDKYFALMFLAVNIPLFLTFGLKEKRSFVLLTLYFMIAQILTNMVFTLTPGVSDWIHHHINVAPGWEKLIQVKLIGSEETIIYENATSWPILVNGILGSLCAGVAVSIAWKNGGSTGGTDIIAYYFSTKKQKSVSGIMFILNFCATSMFLIIFGFAAKHKEVINLELLGKYVDSSNINSTNGLMEVKLNLNQSDFISLIQNQKSIITEPTIVGLREISTFMYIVVNNIIISIIYPKYKKVEVQISCKNPSKIIKYFKKIKYWHAYTIIQGKSGYSGDNTYIVTTNMLLFETRSIISDINLIDPKAWISVKSVEKISGTFNTKFVER
- a CDS encoding DNA-processing protein DprA — its product is MNDILLFFSHLYKGNNYNIYKAIKDSEKVDIEKVENIKKELNENGIRYLTIYDEKYPKELKNLRYPPFVIYYKGNLDVLNKKKIILTGEKEDLVTKNNINSSIVKIAKEAVLITNNFKNLDQYIIKKYNELNKNVIYLLPCGIKYQNYEYNYEKDLLITQYPPNCHPKASFFKERNVIASSLADAIVIYNSSINSGIQNLANIAASLGKEVYCYPGFSYNDGNTFLIKSGARLITNIGEINYY
- a CDS encoding M42 family metallopeptidase; translation: MSALNDIKKKLKRYMEIDAISGYEEPVVTELKNNINSTNFTFSRDGFGSLIIENKNEDKEAPKIMIAAHMDEIGYLVRTIEENGNILVSPVGGIWPAAIIGTKAKLITNKEQKELYGIFGHTSIHILEASKRDKVPTNKEVFVDFGFNSKQEALDFGVDVGDRIYISGEYLELKNNLVGGKAMDNRAGVTVIDMLANKIQNLQLPNKTYIVGSVQEEVGSRGAKTSVSIINPDVAFAIDTGASHDTYGAIKGVPTLGKGVALLIQDGGIITDYKLVDYLVNLAKKHNIPAYKYIAEGGSTDGAVLQYGKGGVPTITLSIPQRYLHSPIGVCSLVDIEAAFNLITEFVKVFDKFELKKLKK
- the adhP gene encoding alcohol dehydrogenase AdhP, giving the protein MKAFVVTEPKKWSVKEVEVPKPKYKEILIQMETSGICHTDLHAANFDWLVQPKYPLIPGHEGIGKVVALGEGCTRLKVGDRVCLAWLHDACGSCEFCLTGRETLCANQNMSAYTKDGSFAEYAIGHEDFVGLVPEKLNIIEGAPIVCAGVTTYKAIKQTKVKAGNWIAVIGVGGLGQLAIQYATAMGYRAIGIDLSDEKCELAKKSGAEYAFNSKTNPNFIEEIIKVTNGGVHAVVNTSVHTSAAEQAMNMLRRGGRQVLVGLPSKDALGKDDFKVSIFWTVLFEREIAGSIVGTRQDLAEALEYAAEGKVKSEITKVVSLNEVSEIFEKLQKGDFIGRAVIDFSKK
- a CDS encoding MSC_0775 family lipoprotein — encoded protein: MRIKKNIFKKLLISSSILSLPILTSCSFLKDEQEKQKDKKEDKQQTIQYSNYLKEIIALNENKIDEQPLDSLYELSNHPEILEWKNPETDLSKIEIKNLYLNNFLENNLIINKEKLNILLKELGFKFIDKIKTEILINETNRDYSNVEYLSIPILFKRYIDTVSGINEYQTRKVYFKLKGLSIKEFDSSNKLNDFYSNFINRKNTLNSFLENKLVENSNTVKNDEINISHKNGLKIDYSLVNLSTKKLNEILKIRFNKLTDDKYYDNLDENIKKEIIDYNVKVKNNKTKDSSWDPAKLREKDLYNIEIKSFELDKNDNTKYLIKFKFSYGTSSNSIKSNKLNLEQNINNVGVDLIYKGSFIEEDIKNQEKDYLKYNANPQLKYDLSLSNYPFDEAVLDDFVVLSKNINISYEIKSLQKLENNEGFIFSLVSKSSIDKFNNKNIELEYKIKKHAYIFEKELQDSNNKYNILLGDIDSNILTKITTNIFEKSNNSKILPGGYGELRGFYNDPNAVKQIHLGEDVLVKSDTKIFAPFNAEIVSFLSRKNEPQFSGIGGQLVLRVKKEDLKENIEKTIYEEFFEDSNYVYIGIIHLDFAKTLQIINLIDSNRETYESEKTISKNITIKNPLKVNKGDLIAVVGNHANNGGWMSHAHISVWKDNLYKKDVNGYLYKSKDIEKRYKNQKYNSDLIAVGVPGVRLGGELPSTLKGLKSNNIYKTDANGNTIPELIKENAVRNTYLDIKLDELDDNLIDPNLIFNFRDYNTYSYDVHELFPELKENN
- a CDS encoding pseudouridine synthase, which produces MSKIRVEKYISDILEYSRSDIKKLISKKRLKVNEKIVEKGYKIDPYLDKVYIDNKEIKYEKFRYYMFNKPSGFVCANKDDNEAVVFDILNLNKDKYFTFGRLDKDTEGLLIISNDGQMSHKLLSPKNHVPKKYFVKTDKPFPNELINFKDSFIFSDGTKIDKYKFEFIDNKSCYLTIYEGKFHQIKKMMGVFNLGVIYLKRVMFGKLSLDPNLKLGEIRQLSEEEIKLMQEQN
- a CDS encoding MAG4940 family membrane protein, translated to MTGLKVLSNSFNKIIALTEFGSNYVLAFFVLFCLYIFKRAKVQSKLVKSLAFTLITFMSIIMFWAISKAVSNDIPIMYINPITVIFDSIVEIINIKSPKISSFIGLPYVLGFQFLGSLAGFITFVLIFYLFKKVPSNYFEENEKYTLKDILFSNHNEKTLAFSLKEIMFILIMTITISLTSRNSITYGFNHFTLVLANMILLFTILLISSYFNFFTFHIFLGTGFTILNLITSKNKKEKIKIITHYFIDFSATILIPAIIALLTILIIKGGKQKYAY
- a CDS encoding amidohydrolase produces the protein MKILIKNAKILTMNNDETILENHSILIKKNRIQKIYPSIIEDESTYNKVVDAKNNLVMPGLINMHTHIPMTLLRNYADDLNLEDWLFNKIFPIEDKMEDEDIFFGTLLGCLEMLKSGTTTFLDMYFKSEIIAKAVKKAKIRAYIGKGFVNNNIENRIKENIDFFKNFNNKNNNLIKTIIAPHSVYTNDKESLKISNKMAQDTTKMMTIHLSESLNEVNNCIKLTNKTPFEFSDESRLFENVNTIVAHAVHLNKNDIKIIKKNNISLVHNPSSNLKISSGIMNVQKLLNEGINVTLGTDGAASNNTLDMFKEMHLASLISKGVFNNPTNLKAYDVLKMATTNAAKALNRENDLGKIKENYLADLIIININNINHTPSSNLINSLVYSTNGNDVILTMVNGNILYENGYFKDINEKSIIKKCNFLYNKLIKK